Below is a window of Equus quagga isolate Etosha38 chromosome 1, UCLA_HA_Equagga_1.0, whole genome shotgun sequence DNA.
CCCTGGGAGTTCAGCTCAGTGCCCTGGGTACTCTTTCGAAAGGTGCTCTTTGGGGACAAGTGACCTCACTCGCCCTGCAGTGGGGCCAGAGGCAGTGGTGCCGTGCAGCGTTCCATCTTGTCATTCTTGTAGATCAGCAGCACTGAGGCGTTGCTCTCAGAGTGCAGGGTGTGGACGAGCAGTTACGCTGGCGCCTGGTCTCACCCTCCGGTAACTGAAGGGCTGGGCCTACACAGGCTCCGAGACCCCTTCTAGCCCGGCATTCTTGTGTTTAGGATACATACCCCTTGTCACCCTTGCGTCTGGGTTCCAGTAGCCTGGAGTCCCTTTACTCTGTTACTCTGCCCCGAGCCCTGGAGTGCAGTGCTTAGTGACAGTGGGAGGGAAGGCAAATCAAGGAATACTGAGGCtgattctctttgttcttcttacCGGCAAACCTGAGCCATGAAGAAGGGCCTGGTTTAAGGCTCCTGACCCACCCCCCTtacctccctctcttcctctttccagtGATCCTGCCCCACATTGGCAGTGCCACCCACAGAACGCGAAACACCATGTCCTTGTTGGCAGCTAACAACTTGCTTGCTGGCCTGAGAGGGGAGCCGATGCCCAGTGAACTCAAGCTGTAGCCAGACAGGAGACAAACAGCGCCCTGGGAACTGCTGGATGTGCCCAGGCTTGGACTAGACCCTCAGGATGGAGCCAAAGTCCAATCTGTACTGATTCTGCAAGGGGAAGACTAGTGCTGAGAGATGTGCTTGCCCCCCTTTGTGGTTGGAAATTTCTGAGCCAGAAGTATGTAATCCTATTAAATAATTCTCTGAGAGATCGTCTTGGTCTGTAACTGGGCGAAGCTAATGACACAAGCACCTGCTTAGCTTTTCTAAATCAGAGCACCTAGTGTGGGTTCTGCTTCCCAGCCTAGTCCTCACTCCAGCATTTTAATTATTAGAACCGGCCCAGAACACCTTGCCCTTCATCCTCTGCTCAAATTCCTTCACGTGTCCATAACTGAGGTGGGGACAACCATAGCCCACTTGTGACCATGGCACTTGAATCTGTTACCCAGACCATCAGGGCAAATTAAATATACACAGCAAAGAACTAGGTAGGGTCAAGAATAACTGGAGGCAGGTgggtttcttaatttttattttaaaattaggattaGCACCTTCATGCTTTGCTCCCTTTGTCCCTCTGCTCCTCCAACCCCACCCGCAGGTGGATGCCCTTTTTCTAATCACGACCTCACTCCTCCCCAAGGCCAAGCCTCCAGTGCCAAGGCCCTGCTCCTGCCATAGGCATCAGGTTCCAGCTCTTCCTCACCAGCCCAGCCAAGCTGAGGAGTGGAGTTTCCAACCTGGGAGGCAGGTAAGGGAGTGGCAGGAAGCGCACGATTAAGCAGGCCCTCTAAGAGTAAAACTGGGTGGACCAAGCACGAAACTTTGCACAGGCCACGGCTCACAGGCAGACAGTGCGGGCAAGGCAGAAGGGACTACACCGAGGGGAACGACCAGCGACTGTTACTAATTGACAGCATTAGAGTATTTTCTGGGAGGCTTGGTAAAAAACTACTGCCTAAAGCAGCGTTAGCAGAGAAGGCAACACTGCTTGCTTTTATTGTTCCAACCTTAATAACCtaagtaaaggaaaagaacacaTATTTAGATAGAAGTATGTATGtgacaaattttttatttcaaaatctcaaATTTTGACCAGCATAGCACCACCGACATGGGTGCCCTGATAGAACTTTATGATTTGATCACCAGAAATGATGCTGCCAGGCTATAATTAAGGCTAACCAATCAATATCCAGGTACCCAATACCAGTTATAATTCAGGTAGAAAACTAGGGATCATAGGAACCCTGGGACTGGTTTTCCAGGGAAcctctggattattttttaagtgctaCAGCATGTATGAGGACTCTGGCCCGCGAGCTTGCTTCCCACACGCAGAAACTGATTGCCTACAGAGGTAGATGAGATTCCAGATTCCATCCAGCAGTGGAGAGGCAGGGCTCCAGCCGCTGTGTCAGAGACAGGCCCCGAAGCAAAGTCCACTTACGCCCGACTGAGGTGAGGGGCAGCCTCCTGGCACCCTCCTCAAGACGGAAGGGAAGCAGGGCCGCCACTCTCTTCTTGGTGTCACTGGTTCCTCGCCCTGGGCCCAGGCAGGGCCTCTCTTGTTGTCCGTGGTTAATCTCCTCACAAGACACTGTCACCACATCACGGAGAGGGTTGGTTGTTGAGCCTCCTCGCGTCCAAGTCAGAACATGACTGCTGACGAGCTGCACGCAGCTCAGCTTCCCAGGTGACCCCATCCCCTCCGACAGTCTCCCACGTCTGCTGGGAAGGAGAGGAATCACAGAGGTTTCCCTTTTGGCTCTCCTCCCTGGGAAGCAGTTCACAGGAGATGCTAAACCCAACTATGAACATTATGAGTTTATCCACAGACAGATGTGTAACTGCACACAGTAGATTACGAGAAAACACACGCTAACTTTTATTTTAGGCTACACATTCCTAGCTTTCTAAACACAAGAACTGAAGGATTTCTCTCAATTATGCACAATGGTTTGGTGTCTCTAAGCTGTATAAAAAATGAACTCGTGTTCATGTATGAATTAAACTGACTACATGAGCTCCACAGAGACACATGAACCTGTGCTGTTCCCTGGAAGCATATGAGCCAGGGCTCAGTCTAACACAAGTGCCACCAACAGCCCTGATGGCACAGGGTCAGAAGACGACAAGGCAGGTGGGGCTGCGGAAGTGAGGCAGTGGGGCCTAAAGAGCCCTGGGCTGTGACCCATGTGTCTCCTGGAACAGTCTCAGATGCTACTTGGTGACTTCTGTGTTCTGGGCTGTCCAGCCCTCTTAGAGAGTCTGGAAAATGTTGACCCGCGAACACTGCCATGTTTGGCTTTCAAACAATTTCAAACCTTCAGTATTGGGTTGGGGCAACAACAAAAGTGCAGGGTCTCTACTTTTAAACTCTAGTATATATGGTGGAGGGCAGGCTGACATCATTTTTGGTTAGTTTATAACTGAAAACAGTCATCTAGGCCTGGAAAAGACAGCATATGGGGCACAAGAGTGAAGAGAGGAAGCACAGAACGGGCCTATCACTGGGTGAGACGGGTCAGTCTGGACTGGCCCCCGAAGTCTGGATGGAGCAAAGGGAACGTGCACCATGAAAGATCCCACAAAACAGGACTCCACGTCATCAGAACAAAGACAAACACTAGCTCTTTTCTGACTTCCAAACATGGAACTGTAACATTTGTAATCCAAGTGGGTTAAAATACTGCTAAAATAGCACATACAGAAACAATATCTTACTTGTCACTCCCTACAAGAACATACTCCATTtacaactttgtttttaaaaccagaaaaaccGTTAAAACATCTATTCAACAGTGATGTTTTCAAAAGTATATACACCTAACAGCCCAGAGAATGCTCACTCTGGACCCAGTGTCAGCACCATCAAAGTGCAGTGTCTGTGACTGCaaatcagacaaaaataaaaaaatacagtactTTCTGAGGCCTAAGACTAGCTCATGATAGACTTTAAAGCATTTGTGGCAGACAGGCGTGTCCTCAAGAGCCTTCCTCTTAGGCATAAAGTTGCCACTGGTTACACATAAGTGTGTTTTGCATCACTgtacatgtatataatatttCCATCAGAGGGTATAGgaaatttaattaaatgcttCACAAAGTTTTACAAAAActgctaaaaaatttttttgcacttcaatttttaatttttaaatgtgccaCTTTTAACAACATCAATTGCAAACTACTTTCTGACTGCATACGCAACCCTAGGGAAGAACCTGACATCAGGGATGGCACTCCCCTCTGAAAGCGTGCACGTCACTCAGAAACGCAGCAGCACGAGCGCTACGCACACTAGCTCTCCACTTAGTATCAACGGAATCTGCAGAGAGCCACTGGGCAGCCTCAACCTCAACGGCATTAATACCAACCGAGAGAGATTTCAGTTTTGGTCCCAGCCCTGGCGTCGGCCTTATCTCGAGAGGTCGAGGTCAGAGCAAAGTGCTGGGAAGGTTGCTGCTCTGCCAGCGCAGGCAGGTCGTCTTCGAGTGTTTATACAGATGGCTGGACTGACTGAACCTCTTGCCACACTTGAGGCAGGCGTAGGGTTTTTCACCCGTGTGAACACGGATGTGTTTCTTGCAATCCGTCAAGGTCAGGAAAGTCTTGCAGCAGATTTTGCAGGCGTACTTGCGAGCTCCCTCCACAACCAAGACGTTATGCTCAGACAAAGCCTTCTTGCACTTTGACAGGACGTCAGCTGATGCCCTAGTCAACTGTGGGGGGCCGGGCTGGGAAGGATGGCCGTTTTCAAATGAAGACGTGGCCCCATTCATCATTAACTGGGAGCTCGCTGGGTTTTCTGGGATCTGTGAGCTCCTGACAGAAGTTACAACCGGCATTTTGGGAGCTATCCGGCGGTAGTATGGAAAGTTACTGGCTCCTCCTCTCGGGGAGCCCATCATTACCCTGGAGAACGAGGAGTGGAGGCCCAAACCAGACCTGGAAAAATCCATCCCAAACTGTTCTCCTCCTTGGTAGCCTGAAGTCTGCACACACGGCAGGCCCATCACTTCCTGCATAGGCCTAACAAAGTGGGACTCTGCAGGCTCACTGAATGGGTTCTCCACATGAGcaccaggggctgaggagggccCAACCGCAGGCCCAGCCTCTGGACTCAACAAATAAGGGGCCTCCCCCTCCAGCCGGCAGTCACTAGTGGTGTTTGGGATATTATCATCATTGTTCTGATTTGCACTAAAGTTACTTCCTCTGCTCTTGTTAAGAAAACTTGAAATGCTAAAGGTGGATTTATGTTCCAGGTTATTTGTGACTTCCAAAATATGGATGTCACCTCCCCTGTCAGTGCTAGACTGGGGATCTGAAAAACTCCGATCGCTGCTTTCAGGGCTGAGGTCTATCTTCTCGGCGCTGACCACAACTCCTTCCACTTCCACAGACTCGCTCCCTTCTGCTTGTGAGGTCACATCGCTTACTTCATCCTGGGGCTCTGGAGAGCTCAGGGGCTCCGATTTGACCACCACTCTCATGTGCTCCTTCTCACCAAGGCCACCCTCAGGATTTTCACACTGAAAACCACTTTTCTCAGTTGCGGCCTCCTGCTCAAAGCTAGTCTCAACCTGAGTTGCGCGAGAGGCCATGGACAACTGTGCCATGTTGCCAGCAGCGTTATCAGACTGACTAGGCACCTGGGCATCTTCTTGAGCACCAAAAGACTGGTCAAACATGATGGCACTGTCTTCCTGGTTGTCGGTCATTCCATCAGCCTTAGGGTTATCCACAATTTTCAGAGAATCTGGTGAAAAGAACTCCTCCCGAGAATGAACGCCTGATGGCCCATTCTCTGGTGTAACATCGGTGATGGCAGACTCATCCATGGTAGGTCGGAGGCGTTGTCTGGCCCGCTCCTCTGCAGACTGCTTGCGCTTATGAAGGCGTCTCATCGGGAAGGCCGTCCGCTGGTCCAGGTTCCCGCGCATTGATGAGCTCATGGGAGCTGGCTGCTCCTCGCCACTTTGGCTGGAATTGAGGGCTGAGCTCACGATGCTGAGTCCCAGCTGCTGCAGCATAAAGGAGCGCTGCATACGGGCACTCTGCTCCTGAACGCGCTCACTGGGGGGAGACATGGGCAGCGTCCTTGTCGTTAAGTAATGTTTACATGCCTTAACAACAGAGTTCAAATGCAGGTGAGAGGCTGCCAATAAGACATCCATAACATTGCTTTCCCCCAGCATGAGGGTGGAGGTGTACATCATGTCAATCAGGGCAGCAAAGGCCTCTGCTGTCACTACCTCGCTATCCAGCTGGATCATGTTCATGGTCTGATCTCCCTCTGCCACTGAAAAGAGGGCTC
It encodes the following:
- the ZBTB5 gene encoding zinc finger and BTB domain-containing protein 5 isoform X1, with product MPGLSSGDEWWWRWLQAEGRGGRRIMDFPGHFEQIFQQLNYQRLHGQLCDCVIVVGNRHFKAHRSVLAACSTHFRALFSVAEGDQTMNMIQLDSEVVTAEAFAALIDMMYTSTLMLGESNVMDVLLAASHLHLNSVVKACKHYLTTRTLPMSPPSERVQEQSARMQRSFMLQQLGLSIVSSALNSSQSGEEQPAPMSSSMRGNLDQRTAFPMRRLHKRKQSAEERARQRLRPTMDESAITDVTPENGPSGVHSREEFFSPDSLKIVDNPKADGMTDNQEDSAIMFDQSFGAQEDAQVPSQSDNAAGNMAQLSMASRATQVETSFEQEAATEKSGFQCENPEGGLGEKEHMRVVVKSEPLSSPEPQDEVSDVTSQAEGSESVEVEGVVVSAEKIDLSPESSDRSFSDPQSSTDRGGDIHILEVTNNLEHKSTFSISSFLNKSRGSNFSANQNNDDNIPNTTSDCRLEGEAPYLLSPEAGPAVGPSSAPGAHVENPFSEPAESHFVRPMQEVMGLPCVQTSGYQGGEQFGMDFSRSGLGLHSSFSRVMMGSPRGGASNFPYYRRIAPKMPVVTSVRSSQIPENPASSQLMMNGATSSFENGHPSQPGPPQLTRASADVLSKCKKALSEHNVLVVEGARKYACKICCKTFLTLTDCKKHIRVHTGEKPYACLKCGKRFSQSSHLYKHSKTTCLRWQSSNLPSTLL
- the ZBTB5 gene encoding zinc finger and BTB domain-containing protein 5 isoform X2, whose product is MDFPGHFEQIFQQLNYQRLHGQLCDCVIVVGNRHFKAHRSVLAACSTHFRALFSVAEGDQTMNMIQLDSEVVTAEAFAALIDMMYTSTLMLGESNVMDVLLAASHLHLNSVVKACKHYLTTRTLPMSPPSERVQEQSARMQRSFMLQQLGLSIVSSALNSSQSGEEQPAPMSSSMRGNLDQRTAFPMRRLHKRKQSAEERARQRLRPTMDESAITDVTPENGPSGVHSREEFFSPDSLKIVDNPKADGMTDNQEDSAIMFDQSFGAQEDAQVPSQSDNAAGNMAQLSMASRATQVETSFEQEAATEKSGFQCENPEGGLGEKEHMRVVVKSEPLSSPEPQDEVSDVTSQAEGSESVEVEGVVVSAEKIDLSPESSDRSFSDPQSSTDRGGDIHILEVTNNLEHKSTFSISSFLNKSRGSNFSANQNNDDNIPNTTSDCRLEGEAPYLLSPEAGPAVGPSSAPGAHVENPFSEPAESHFVRPMQEVMGLPCVQTSGYQGGEQFGMDFSRSGLGLHSSFSRVMMGSPRGGASNFPYYRRIAPKMPVVTSVRSSQIPENPASSQLMMNGATSSFENGHPSQPGPPQLTRASADVLSKCKKALSEHNVLVVEGARKYACKICCKTFLTLTDCKKHIRVHTGEKPYACLKCGKRFSQSSHLYKHSKTTCLRWQSSNLPSTLL